Proteins from one Gilliamella sp. ESL0443 genomic window:
- the corC gene encoding CNNM family magnesium/cobalt transport protein CorC (CorC(YbeX) belongs to the Cyclin M Mg2+ Exporter (CNNM) family, and was characterized as belonging to a set of three proteins, at least one of which must be present for CorA to function.), which translates to MSDDNHRRPKKGFTLWLSQLFNSEPKDKDELIEVIREAEENELIDPDTLDMIEGVMDIADQRVRDIMIPRSQIVTIKDNFSLDECLDIISEHGHSRYPVISEDRDHIEGVLLAKDLLIYIRQGVNDFDLKKILRPTVVVPESKRVDHMLKEFRMQRYHMAMAIDEFGGVSGLVTIEDILELIVGDIEDEYDEVEDRDIRRLSPTMYSVRALTPVEDFNEIFGTSFSDEEMDTIGGLVMQHFGRLPIRGETITIDGYQFKVTIVDRRRIIQLHVTIPEDAVVPNLEQNA; encoded by the coding sequence ATGAGTGATGATAATCACCGGAGACCCAAAAAAGGGTTTACATTATGGTTAAGTCAATTATTCAATTCAGAACCAAAAGATAAAGATGAACTTATTGAAGTGATTCGTGAAGCTGAAGAAAACGAACTTATTGATCCAGATACCCTTGATATGATAGAAGGTGTAATGGATATAGCTGATCAGCGCGTTCGCGATATCATGATCCCCCGCTCTCAAATTGTAACAATCAAAGATAATTTTTCCCTTGATGAATGTTTAGATATTATTTCTGAACACGGTCATTCACGCTACCCGGTTATTAGTGAAGATAGAGACCATATTGAGGGAGTACTTTTAGCTAAGGATTTACTTATTTATATTCGACAAGGTGTTAATGATTTTGACTTGAAGAAGATCCTTAGACCGACTGTTGTTGTTCCTGAAAGTAAACGCGTTGATCATATGTTAAAAGAGTTTCGTATGCAGCGCTATCATATGGCGATGGCCATTGATGAGTTTGGTGGCGTTTCAGGTTTAGTGACTATCGAGGATATTTTAGAACTTATTGTTGGCGATATTGAGGATGAATACGATGAGGTTGAAGATCGGGATATTCGTCGTTTATCACCAACTATGTACTCCGTTCGTGCCCTTACGCCAGTTGAAGATTTTAATGAGATCTTTGGCACCTCATTTAGTGATGAGGAGATGGATACTATCGGCGGTTTGGTGATGCAACATTTTGGGCGTTTACCAATTCGTGGCGAGACGATTACTATTGATGGCTATCAATTTAAGGTAACCATTGTTGACCGTAGACGAATTATTCAATTGCATGTCACAATTCCTGAAGATGCAGTTGTTCCTAATTTAGAGCAAAATGCTTAA
- the rsfS gene encoding ribosome silencing factor gives MLQQSLQDFIIDKIDDLKGKDIVTLDVRGKSSITDYMIICTGTSNRHVSSIAGHLLDEAKKQGHVVLGSEGQNDADWVVVDMDSVIVHIMQEESRQLYELEKLWS, from the coding sequence ATTTTGCAACAATCATTACAAGACTTTATTATTGATAAAATTGATGATTTAAAAGGCAAGGATATTGTTACCCTTGATGTGCGTGGTAAGTCAAGTATCACCGACTATATGATTATTTGTACTGGAACTTCAAATCGTCATGTTTCTTCAATTGCAGGGCATCTACTTGATGAAGCTAAAAAGCAAGGACATGTGGTATTAGGCAGTGAAGGCCAAAATGATGCGGATTGGGTAGTCGTTGATATGGATTCGGTGATCGTTCATATAATGCAAGAAGAGAGCCGACAATTATACGAACTCGAGAAGCTTTGGAGTTAG
- the mltB gene encoding lytic murein transglycosylase B yields MQRIVICVMMVLWLTACSSGVSSKSPMQQHRGHSNVKGGVYLEKQHEEPKANSAPLSVDKEKFITMMVNKHGFNRQQLRNVLEQTNKLDWVIGLMDKQAPKSGTSNVPNGAWIRYKNKFITPGNLPKGVEFWNKYDKDLQRAYKEYGVPPEIIVGIIGVETGWGRVMGKTKIIDALSTLAFYYPRRSQYFAKELEDFLIMCRDEGVDPFDLNGSFAGAMGYGQFMPSAFRNHAIDFNHDGHTDLWDPVDAIGSVANYFKAHGWQRNKKVAVVADGQAIELDTGFSTKYTIEHLAKAGLKPKSSIDGHKEVSLLRLDMGDNYQFWYGLPNFYVITRYNHSTHYAMAVWQLGLAVKQAR; encoded by the coding sequence ATGCAACGTATCGTTATTTGTGTCATGATGGTTTTATGGCTCACTGCTTGTTCGAGTGGGGTATCATCAAAATCGCCAATGCAGCAGCATCGAGGACATTCGAATGTAAAGGGTGGCGTTTATCTAGAAAAACAACACGAAGAACCAAAAGCCAATAGTGCCCCTTTATCGGTCGATAAAGAAAAATTCATCACAATGATGGTAAATAAACATGGCTTTAATCGCCAACAACTTCGCAATGTTTTAGAACAAACCAACAAACTTGATTGGGTTATTGGTTTAATGGACAAACAAGCGCCAAAATCAGGAACGTCAAACGTACCTAATGGCGCATGGATTCGTTATAAAAATAAATTCATCACCCCAGGTAACTTACCTAAAGGTGTCGAATTTTGGAATAAATATGACAAAGATCTACAACGTGCTTACAAAGAGTACGGTGTACCACCTGAAATTATCGTCGGAATTATAGGCGTTGAAACCGGGTGGGGAAGAGTAATGGGCAAAACCAAAATTATCGACGCATTATCAACCCTAGCATTTTATTACCCAAGACGATCACAATACTTTGCTAAGGAACTTGAAGACTTCTTAATTATGTGTCGTGATGAAGGTGTTGATCCGTTTGATTTAAATGGATCATTTGCAGGAGCAATGGGCTACGGACAATTTATGCCATCAGCCTTTAGAAATCATGCTATCGACTTCAACCATGACGGTCATACCGACTTATGGGATCCGGTTGATGCAATCGGCAGTGTAGCAAACTATTTCAAAGCTCACGGCTGGCAACGAAACAAAAAAGTCGCAGTGGTTGCTGATGGTCAAGCGATCGAACTCGATACAGGCTTTAGCACCAAATATACGATTGAACATCTAGCTAAAGCAGGATTAAAACCAAAAAGCTCAATCGACGGTCATAAAGAAGTCAGCTTATTACGTTTAGACATGGGTGATAATTACCAATTTTGGTATGGACTACCTAACTTCTACGTCATCACCCGCTACAACCATAGCACACATTATGCAATGGCAGTATGGCAATTGGGATTAGCCGTTAAACAAGCTAGATAA
- the cydC gene encoding cysteine/glutathione ABC transporter ATP-binding protein/permease CydC, whose translation MLALLRPYIALYKHYFWQIVIGLGLAILTLFASVFLLSLSGWFLASTAVVGVAGLYTFNYMLPAAGVRAAAIMRTASRYAERLVDHNTTFKILAYLRTLAFKKILPLSANQLSQYQKADLLNRFIVDIDALDHLYLKLFSPIVTALVIIVLLFVGLSYINFPIALIISMVLTTTLLAIPVIFYYAGKQLGEILAKQQSEYRALLVNYLQGQAELTLFNAQDRYRSKLDKLESDWLYHQQKQSTLMALSSALVVLIAGFLTLLVLWLITQYTLSPLVALFVFVCLASSEILAPIPTAFIFLGQVLASAKRTTALFDQTPDIQFVEQGSSIDLTTAKLRFEDVCFSYPNQPFAVLSHFSLTVEAGKHIGLIGKTGCGKSTLLNLVTRAWEPTSGNIFINDIPINQLDEPTLRQAIAVVPQVITIFSDSLRQNLLIGNPNASDQQLMDILHQVGLSKLISTDQGLDLPLGQGGRSLSGGETRRIGIARALLHNSPLMLMDEPTESLDQQTELQIIELIKNYDKTLLMVTHRLTDNPLFDQVVEL comes from the coding sequence ATGCTAGCGCTATTACGTCCCTATATTGCACTTTATAAGCACTACTTTTGGCAAATTGTTATTGGATTAGGTTTAGCTATTCTTACATTATTTGCCAGTGTTTTTTTACTTTCTTTATCTGGATGGTTTTTAGCTTCTACCGCGGTAGTCGGTGTGGCGGGTTTATATACTTTCAATTATATGTTACCTGCCGCGGGCGTAAGAGCGGCTGCCATTATGCGAACGGCATCCCGTTATGCTGAGCGCTTGGTTGATCACAATACCACCTTTAAAATATTAGCGTATTTAAGAACATTAGCATTTAAAAAAATCCTTCCTTTAAGCGCTAACCAGTTATCCCAATATCAAAAAGCCGATCTTCTTAATCGTTTTATTGTGGATATTGATGCCCTTGATCATCTCTATCTAAAACTCTTTTCACCTATTGTAACGGCACTGGTAATTATTGTGCTCTTGTTTGTCGGATTAAGTTATATCAACTTTCCTATTGCATTAATTATCAGCATGGTACTAACTACTACTCTACTTGCTATACCGGTGATCTTTTATTATGCAGGTAAACAATTAGGCGAAATACTGGCTAAACAGCAAAGTGAGTATCGCGCATTGTTGGTTAATTATCTACAAGGCCAAGCTGAACTGACTTTATTTAATGCGCAAGATCGTTATCGCTCAAAACTCGACAAACTTGAATCAGATTGGCTTTATCATCAACAAAAGCAGTCTACCTTAATGGCGCTCTCGAGTGCTCTTGTGGTATTAATTGCTGGCTTTTTGACTTTGTTAGTGCTTTGGCTTATCACTCAATATACATTATCGCCTTTAGTTGCCCTATTTGTGTTTGTCTGCCTTGCTAGTAGTGAAATTTTAGCGCCAATCCCTACTGCATTTATCTTTTTAGGGCAAGTATTAGCGTCAGCCAAACGAACAACCGCTTTATTTGATCAAACACCAGATATCCAGTTTGTCGAGCAAGGCAGTTCGATAGATTTGACTACCGCAAAACTGCGGTTTGAAGATGTTTGCTTTAGCTACCCAAATCAACCTTTTGCAGTTTTAAGCCATTTTTCATTAACAGTTGAAGCCGGTAAACATATTGGCTTAATTGGTAAAACCGGTTGTGGCAAATCCACATTACTTAATTTAGTCACGCGCGCGTGGGAACCCACTTCAGGTAATATCTTTATCAACGATATACCGATTAATCAACTTGACGAGCCAACTTTACGTCAGGCGATTGCTGTGGTTCCTCAAGTGATTACTATTTTTAGTGACTCGCTTAGACAAAATTTGTTAATCGGTAATCCAAACGCTTCTGATCAACAGTTAATGGATATTTTACATCAAGTTGGGCTTTCCAAATTGATCTCAACCGATCAGGGTTTAGATTTGCCATTAGGGCAAGGAGGACGATCATTATCAGGTGGTGAAACTCGACGTATCGGTATTGCTCGGGCATTACTACATAATTCACCATTAATGTTGATGGATGAGCCTACCGAAAGTCTTGACCAACAAACTGAACTGCAGATAATTGAACTTATCAAAAACTACGATAAAACTTTGCTGATGGTTACACATAGATTAACGGATAATCCATTGTTTGATCAGGTGGTTGAGTTGTAA
- the trxB gene encoding thioredoxin-disulfide reductase produces the protein MKTKHARLLILGSGPAGYTAAVYAARANLSPVLITGTQQGGQLTTTTEIENWPAANPELTGPELMVKMQQHAERFDTEIIIDHIDSVDFSQKPFKLFGSDTEYSCDALIIATGASAQYLGLPSEEAFKSKGVSACATCDGFFYRNQKVAVVGGGNTAIEETLYLANIASEVHLIHRRDSFRAEKILMNRLAEKVQEGKVILHTHQIVDEILGDNMGVTGVRLRSTIDSDLTEELSVMGVFIAIGHKPNTAIFEGQLELDNGYIKVKSGTEGNATQTSVEGIFAAGDVMDHIYRQAITSAGTGCMAALDAEHYLDKLK, from the coding sequence ATGAAAACCAAACATGCCCGTTTATTAATTTTAGGGTCAGGCCCTGCTGGCTATACCGCAGCGGTTTATGCCGCGCGAGCAAATCTCTCTCCAGTATTAATAACTGGTACTCAACAAGGTGGACAACTTACCACCACGACCGAGATCGAAAACTGGCCAGCAGCAAATCCAGAATTAACGGGTCCTGAACTTATGGTGAAAATGCAACAACATGCCGAACGATTTGATACCGAAATTATTATCGATCATATCGATAGCGTTGATTTTAGCCAAAAGCCATTCAAACTATTTGGTAGCGATACGGAATATAGTTGTGATGCGTTAATCATTGCAACTGGTGCCTCCGCACAATATCTCGGGTTGCCTTCTGAAGAAGCCTTTAAAAGCAAAGGTGTGTCAGCCTGTGCTACATGTGACGGTTTCTTTTATCGTAATCAGAAAGTGGCTGTTGTCGGTGGCGGTAATACTGCTATTGAAGAGACCCTTTATTTAGCTAATATTGCCAGTGAAGTCCATTTAATCCACCGTCGCGATAGTTTTAGGGCTGAAAAAATCTTAATGAATCGTTTAGCTGAAAAAGTGCAAGAAGGTAAAGTCATTTTGCATACTCATCAAATCGTCGATGAAATTCTTGGCGATAATATGGGCGTAACCGGTGTAAGATTACGAAGTACTATCGATTCTGATCTAACCGAAGAGTTATCAGTAATGGGGGTATTTATTGCTATTGGTCATAAACCCAATACCGCAATTTTTGAAGGCCAACTTGAACTTGATAATGGTTATATCAAGGTGAAATCAGGTACTGAAGGTAATGCAACACAAACTAGCGTAGAAGGAATTTTTGCTGCGGGCGATGTTATGGATCATATTTATCGACAAGCCATTACCTCGGCAGGAACAGGCTGTATGGCTGCGTTAGATGCTGAACATTATTTAGATAAATTAAAATGA
- a CDS encoding 2-hydroxyacid dehydrogenase: MKETVKVAVFSSKHYDKEHLEIANKHFGFDIEYYEHKLSHKTVVTAQGYDAVCVFVNDEVDKLVLQKLAHYGIKILALRCAGFDNVDLDEAKKLGITVVRVPAYSPEAVAEHAVALMMTLNRRTHKAYQRTRDANFSLDGLTGFNMHNRTAGVIGTGKIGQAVIRILKGFGMNILAYDPYPNDIAVELGAQYVQLDELYAKSDVITLHCPMSPENYHLLNKESFNKMKNGVMIINTSRGGLLDATAAIEALKQTKIGALGMDVYENERDLFFEDKSNDVILDDVFRRLSACHNVIFTGHQAFLTQEALLNISDTTLNNIAQIAAGKECQNIVK; encoded by the coding sequence ATGAAAGAAACAGTCAAAGTCGCTGTTTTTAGCAGTAAGCATTACGACAAAGAACATCTCGAAATCGCCAACAAACACTTTGGTTTTGATATCGAATATTATGAGCATAAATTAAGCCATAAAACGGTTGTCACCGCACAAGGTTATGATGCTGTTTGTGTATTTGTTAACGACGAAGTTGATAAATTAGTTCTACAAAAATTAGCCCATTATGGTATTAAAATCTTAGCATTACGCTGTGCGGGTTTTGATAATGTTGATCTCGATGAAGCAAAAAAATTAGGGATCACCGTTGTTCGTGTGCCAGCTTATTCTCCTGAAGCGGTGGCTGAACATGCTGTTGCATTGATGATGACACTAAACCGCAGAACCCACAAAGCTTACCAACGTACTCGCGACGCTAACTTCTCGTTAGACGGCTTAACTGGTTTTAACATGCATAATCGTACAGCAGGTGTGATTGGAACGGGTAAAATTGGCCAAGCAGTGATCCGCATCTTAAAAGGATTTGGCATGAATATCCTTGCTTATGATCCTTATCCAAATGATATTGCTGTTGAATTAGGTGCACAATATGTTCAATTAGACGAACTTTATGCCAAATCAGATGTTATCACCTTACATTGCCCAATGTCTCCTGAAAATTATCATCTACTAAATAAAGAGTCATTCAACAAAATGAAAAATGGTGTGATGATTATCAACACAAGCCGAGGTGGTTTATTGGATGCAACCGCTGCAATCGAAGCGTTAAAACAGACCAAAATCGGTGCACTAGGTATGGATGTTTATGAAAACGAACGAGACCTATTTTTCGAAGATAAATCTAATGATGTCATATTAGATGACGTATTCCGTCGATTATCAGCCTGCCATAACGTGATTTTTACTGGTCATCAAGCGTTTTTAACCCAAGAAGCACTATTAAATATCTCTGACACAACCTTAAATAATATAGCGCAAATAGCAGCAGGAAAAGAGTGTCAAAATATTGTTAAATAA
- the ybeY gene encoding rRNA maturation RNase YbeY — MNILDLQIATEQQDNLPSEQQIMQWLEVILPQFVENAEITIRIVDKEESQHLNHTYRNKDKPTNVLSFPFESPVEIDVPLLGDLVICKQVVEAEAIEQHKSLTSHWAHMIVHGCLHLLGYDHILDEEAEEMENIEIDIMAQLGFDNPYLLID, encoded by the coding sequence ATGAATATTTTAGATTTGCAAATTGCCACAGAGCAACAAGATAATCTGCCAAGTGAGCAACAAATTATGCAGTGGTTAGAGGTAATTTTACCGCAGTTTGTGGAGAATGCTGAAATCACTATTCGGATTGTCGATAAGGAAGAGAGTCAACACCTTAATCATACTTATCGCAATAAAGATAAGCCAACCAATGTTTTGTCGTTTCCGTTTGAATCGCCGGTTGAAATTGATGTTCCATTACTTGGCGATTTGGTGATTTGTAAGCAAGTGGTTGAAGCTGAAGCAATTGAGCAACATAAATCGTTAACATCACATTGGGCGCATATGATTGTTCATGGCTGTTTGCATTTATTAGGATATGATCATATCCTTGACGAAGAAGCCGAAGAAATGGAAAATATCGAAATCGATATAATGGCACAGTTAGGATTTGATAATCCTTATTTATTAATTGATTAG
- a CDS encoding AmpG family muropeptide MFS transporter, protein MNKKQVSLLRTIFSTKMLICIFTGLASGLPFYLLIQLLPAWLTSEGLNIKAIGAFSLTQLPYIFKFVWAPFMDNISLFGMGRRRGWMFLSQIILLFFIAILGCFSPTLNIWIIATLCFIIALFSATQDIALDAFRQEILSDTELGLGNSIHINVYRLASLVPGSLSLILSHFLPWSSVFMVTALFMLPVIIITLLIKEPINKPIPKSHNFEDIIINPFLEFIKRKGVKSAMIILAFIFLYKLGDSMATSLATTFYMKMGFSLPDIGLIAKNAQLWPGILGGIMGGILMIKIGINRALWYFGFVQVFSILGFAWLSIEGPFNDIGVSEKIMLAIVISVESLGVGLGSAAFVAFIAKTTNPLYTATQFALFSSIASIPRTLINSTTGIMVEYLGWTNFFGLCTLLAIPGMVLLLKVAPWNKKS, encoded by the coding sequence ATGAATAAAAAACAAGTTTCTCTTCTTAGGACTATCTTTTCCACTAAAATGCTTATTTGTATTTTTACTGGTTTGGCTTCCGGTCTTCCTTTTTATTTGTTAATTCAACTTTTACCTGCTTGGTTAACCAGTGAAGGGCTGAATATAAAAGCTATTGGTGCATTTTCATTAACTCAACTGCCCTATATTTTTAAATTTGTTTGGGCGCCATTTATGGACAATATTTCACTGTTTGGGATGGGGCGTCGACGGGGATGGATGTTTCTGTCGCAAATAATATTGCTCTTTTTTATTGCTATATTGGGGTGTTTTTCACCTACTCTGAATATTTGGATTATTGCTACACTCTGTTTCATTATTGCGCTGTTTTCAGCCACGCAAGATATCGCTTTAGATGCATTTCGCCAAGAAATTCTTTCTGATACTGAACTTGGATTAGGGAACAGTATTCATATTAACGTTTATCGTCTTGCCAGTTTGGTGCCCGGTTCATTATCGCTAATCTTATCTCATTTTTTACCTTGGAGTAGCGTTTTTATGGTCACGGCGCTATTTATGTTGCCCGTGATAATTATTACCTTGTTGATAAAAGAGCCAATTAATAAACCAATACCAAAATCCCATAATTTTGAAGATATTATTATCAATCCTTTTTTAGAATTTATTAAAAGAAAAGGCGTTAAATCCGCGATGATCATTTTGGCCTTTATATTTTTATATAAGTTAGGCGATAGCATGGCGACATCGTTAGCGACTACTTTTTATATGAAAATGGGATTCAGCCTACCTGACATTGGTTTGATCGCTAAAAATGCGCAATTATGGCCAGGGATATTAGGCGGGATTATGGGCGGCATTTTGATGATAAAAATAGGGATTAATCGGGCTTTATGGTACTTTGGTTTTGTTCAAGTCTTTTCTATTTTAGGTTTTGCCTGGTTATCAATTGAAGGCCCTTTTAATGATATTGGTGTCAGTGAAAAAATAATGTTAGCCATAGTGATCAGTGTTGAATCATTGGGGGTTGGTCTTGGTTCGGCAGCTTTTGTTGCTTTTATAGCCAAAACCACGAATCCATTATATACTGCAACACAGTTTGCGTTATTTAGCAGTATCGCTTCTATTCCTCGAACATTGATTAATTCAACAACAGGAATTATGGTTGAATATTTAGGATGGACCAACTTTTTTGGTTTATGTACGCTATTAGCAATACCCGGCATGGTGTTACTGTTGAAAGTGGCACCATGGAATAAGAAATCTTAG
- the rlmH gene encoding 23S rRNA (pseudouridine(1915)-N(3))-methyltransferase RlmH: MKLQLIAVGNKMPNWVTTAFDDYQSRFPKDMPLELIEIPAGKRTKNADIARILDKEGEQMLASCSKGNRIVTLDIPGKPYTTHDLAKQLERWKADGRDVSLLIGGPEGLSPACKAAAEQSWSLSPLTLPHPLVRVIVSESLYRAWSLTANHPYHRE, from the coding sequence GTGAAACTACAGCTTATTGCTGTTGGCAACAAGATGCCAAATTGGGTAACCACCGCTTTTGATGATTACCAATCTCGATTCCCCAAAGATATGCCTTTAGAACTCATTGAAATCCCCGCAGGAAAACGGACTAAAAATGCCGATATTGCGCGTATTTTAGATAAAGAAGGTGAGCAGATGCTGGCTTCTTGTAGTAAAGGTAATCGCATCGTGACGCTAGATATTCCCGGTAAACCTTATACCACTCATGATTTAGCTAAGCAACTTGAACGTTGGAAAGCAGATGGGCGTGATGTTAGTTTGTTAATTGGTGGACCTGAGGGACTGTCTCCCGCTTGTAAGGCTGCTGCTGAGCAAAGTTGGTCGCTATCACCTTTAACGCTACCACATCCACTAGTTAGAGTGATTGTATCTGAAAGCCTTTACCGTGCTTGGAGTTTAACGGCTAATCATCCTTATCATCGTGAATAG
- the cydD gene encoding cysteine/glutathione ABC transporter permease/ATP-binding protein CydD has translation MTLDKKRQNYLLSWLKQHTKMHKPDLRASVLFGFLLSLLMIGQAALLAIILQKLIIDQTPFTTVFPYFLSLLVILLARGLLIYFREKINFALGQKIRQQIRQKIIDQFELFGPAYLSQSTTGAWSTLVIEQVDNLHDFFARYLPQMRLASMVPILICIAIFPFNWAAAVILLCTAPLIPIFMILVGMGAADINRRHFKALSYLSGHFLDRLKGLSTIRLFNQGKQQTEQIAKASEDFRIKTMQVLKMAFLSSAVLEFFTSISIAIVAVYFGFSYLGEFDFGAYNGTVTLFAGFFALILAPEYFQPLRDLGVYYHAKAEAIAAADNIETFLNKKLPLDSVQKKNESNQSSSTIPSEINVLKTIEAKDLIVLSNEGLPIVGPLSFSLQAPFKLALIGTSGEGKSSIMQVLLGFLPYQGSLKINGIEFNQLDLVSWQHQISWIGQNPYLINGSIRENILLGKPMASANEIDEVIAKAQLSDVIAQLPEGVDTQVGEDAVRLSVGQAQRIALARAMLKPCQLLILDEPTASLDKQTVQQLAPYDIATNSITITHQHDDMHEFDQVWKLSKGQLNAIKESLC, from the coding sequence ATGACACTAGATAAAAAACGTCAAAATTATTTACTTAGCTGGTTAAAACAGCACACAAAAATGCATAAACCAGATTTGCGTGCTTCAGTTTTATTCGGTTTTTTGTTGAGTCTATTAATGATCGGCCAAGCTGCTTTATTGGCGATTATTTTGCAGAAGTTGATCATCGATCAGACTCCTTTTACCACCGTTTTCCCTTATTTTTTATCTTTACTTGTCATCCTATTGGCGCGTGGCTTGCTTATTTACTTCCGTGAAAAGATTAACTTTGCTTTAGGCCAAAAAATCCGCCAACAAATTCGGCAAAAAATTATCGATCAGTTTGAATTGTTCGGCCCTGCATATTTAAGTCAAAGTACTACAGGAGCTTGGAGTACCTTAGTTATTGAGCAGGTTGATAATTTGCATGATTTTTTTGCTCGCTATTTACCGCAAATGCGCCTGGCAAGTATGGTGCCGATATTAATTTGTATTGCTATTTTCCCTTTTAACTGGGCCGCGGCCGTTATTTTGCTTTGTACTGCTCCGCTAATTCCTATTTTTATGATTTTAGTGGGAATGGGAGCCGCGGATATTAATCGCCGTCATTTTAAAGCACTCTCTTATTTAAGTGGGCACTTTTTAGATCGCCTTAAAGGACTGAGTACTATTCGCTTATTTAATCAAGGCAAACAGCAAACCGAGCAAATTGCCAAGGCGTCTGAAGATTTTCGAATTAAAACGATGCAAGTATTAAAGATGGCGTTTTTGTCATCAGCGGTTTTGGAATTTTTTACGTCGATTTCGATTGCAATTGTGGCGGTCTATTTTGGTTTTTCGTATTTAGGGGAGTTTGATTTTGGTGCTTATAATGGCACTGTCACGTTATTTGCTGGTTTTTTTGCCTTGATTTTAGCACCTGAATATTTTCAACCGCTACGTGATTTGGGAGTCTATTATCATGCCAAAGCAGAAGCCATTGCCGCAGCTGATAATATTGAAACTTTTTTAAATAAAAAATTGCCACTTGATAGCGTTCAGAAAAAAAATGAGTCTAATCAATCATCATCAACCATTCCTTCTGAAATAAATGTTTTAAAAACAATTGAAGCGAAAGATCTTATCGTGTTATCTAACGAAGGTTTGCCTATTGTTGGCCCACTTAGCTTTTCATTACAAGCGCCATTTAAATTAGCGTTAATTGGTACTAGTGGTGAAGGTAAAAGTTCTATTATGCAAGTATTGCTTGGCTTTTTACCTTATCAGGGTTCGCTAAAAATTAATGGGATTGAATTTAATCAGCTTGATTTAGTAAGTTGGCAACATCAAATCAGTTGGATTGGGCAAAATCCTTATTTGATTAATGGTTCTATTCGTGAAAATATTCTACTGGGTAAACCCATGGCTAGCGCCAATGAAATTGACGAGGTTATTGCAAAAGCGCAATTATCTGATGTTATTGCTCAATTACCAGAAGGCGTCGATACCCAAGTTGGTGAAGATGCGGTTAGATTATCAGTCGGACAAGCTCAGCGCATCGCCCTTGCTAGAGCAATGCTGAAACCTTGCCAATTACTGATACTTGATGAACCGACCGCAAGTTTAGATAAGCAGACAGTTCAGCAGTTGGCACCCTATGATATTGCGACAAATAGTATCACTATCACTCATCAACATGATGATATGCATGAATTTGACCAAGTATGGAAATTGTCGAAAGGACAACTTAACGCCATCAAGGAGAGCTTATGCTAG
- a CDS encoding NAD(P)H-dependent oxidoreductase — MDKLSLALEFRHACKRFDESKKISHSDVEIILDAGRLSPSSFGFEPWHFVVVDNADIKAELRAACYDQEQVTSCSHFVILLYRKANNFTLQSPYLRQAIARTLPDQNDQTAIDKASQDFLNYIAYGLREGLNADSWSEMQGYIAAANMMTTAAYHGIDSCALGGFQYDKVINILEKHIPTFSREVFGVGLCLAFGYRIDEQPPHIRWSLEDVTTFLS; from the coding sequence ATGGACAAACTATCGTTAGCTTTGGAGTTTAGACATGCTTGTAAACGGTTTGATGAATCAAAAAAGATTAGTCATAGCGATGTTGAAATTATTTTAGACGCGGGTCGTTTATCGCCTTCTTCGTTTGGTTTTGAGCCTTGGCATTTTGTCGTTGTCGATAATGCAGATATCAAAGCTGAATTGCGTGCTGCTTGTTATGACCAAGAACAAGTTACTAGCTGTTCACATTTTGTGATTTTACTTTACCGTAAAGCGAATAATTTTACTTTGCAAAGTCCATATTTACGTCAAGCTATAGCAAGAACATTGCCAGATCAGAACGATCAAACGGCAATTGATAAAGCTAGCCAAGATTTTCTTAACTATATTGCTTATGGTTTACGAGAAGGTTTAAATGCTGATAGCTGGTCAGAAATGCAAGGTTATATTGCTGCTGCAAATATGATGACTACAGCGGCTTATCATGGCATAGATTCTTGTGCGCTTGGCGGATTCCAATATGATAAGGTGATTAATATTTTAGAAAAACATATTCCAACATTTAGTCGTGAGGTATTTGGTGTTGGGCTGTGTTTAGCGTTTGGTTATCGTATTGATGAGCAACCACCTCATATTCGTTGGTCACTTGAAGATGTCACCACTTTCTTATCTTAA